From Punica granatum isolate Tunisia-2019 chromosome 1, ASM765513v2, whole genome shotgun sequence:
TTTAGGCCACTATAACTTTTATGGTCACGTGGGGACGAGAAATGAGAACACAATCTCTCCTTGCAATTTAAAATGCCTCCTTTCATGATGTTCAATTCACACGTATTTACAGCTGGGATGATCCATATGGGATGAATTTCCCATTCTCATATCGAGGGGCTACTTTAATTTCTCTGTCGGCTATGGCTTTTATTAATCAAGATAAACGGGGACTTTCCATATTTGTCTACaaatttcatctttttttttttccatgcaaaaaagaaaagaaaaagaagaaaaaagttaGAAGGTTACATACTTGCATACGCAGATGGGTCCTCTATACACACTTTTCTTTTATCTAATTGACATCGATGAGGACTGGCCCGGCTGACTTGATACGACGAGGGGCTTACATAAAACATCACCAGTAAGTAGTAACCTATTCAAGGAGTTAGCCCTTAAGGCCGTTAAAAAACCTCTTGATTTCTTGGAGGACACGAAAACCAGCCTTTCGGCATTGCCCCGATTTCGGAAACAGTATAAAGCCTAAGCTCTAGTGTGAACAGATAAATTCAGCTTAAGATAAGTCACGCACCCTACCATAACCCGGGAAGAACGGCTTAAGAAAGCTTTCATCCCTTTTGTTTACTTCTGTTCCTTTTGCCACTTAAGCTTTTGTGCCCATCAGTCACTATCAAGGCTATCAACTCTGGATGGATGAAAATTGTTTCTCAACATGTAAACAAATAGATAATTAATCTCTACGATTATCCGATATGCGGCATTAATAAGATCTAACTTCCGTGTAAGTTGCGGTCTCTTTAGCTAAAATATGATATGATGCGAACATTCTTGGTATCCTTTATCTGGGTCTGGACACCATCTACTACCCCACGATGGGAGACTTGGGAGCTGACAGCTTGTGCGTAAGGAACTGGGTGATCGGAGGTGGCAGAGAGCACGGGCAGAGCATCGGGAGCAATGGTGCCGACTCTTTTCATGAAATCGTTGGATTTTAGGGTATTGTTGGAATTTGGGGATTTCGGGTCCCTGCTGTTGCACTTTGATTTGGCGATTTAGGGCTCATGGTGCTCCACTCCGATTCGGGCATTTAGGGAATTAGGAGCTCTCATTGGTGTTTTGGATTTGGAGATTCTGGAAATGATGATTTCTGATGATGTTCTTCGATGGAGAACTCGGCATATTtggagctttttttttttcgtcttaatttaattaaaaacccacatttattactttttttttttaaacttttgtCAAGCAAAATGGCAACCTCACAATTAATTTCTGCCACGCAATTCTTCAGGATGACAATCAGAAAAGAACTAACGCCGCCGTGTCCGCGTTGGCATGGCATTTACACCCTTTCACGAAAAGGACTAATCTGCCTAACGGGGCCTAACATATAGGACTAGTCCGGCAGATATGAAATTTATAAGACCAAAATTGTctgaataataaatttataggaTTTACTGTGTAATTTTTCCGTCAGAATATGTTGAGGTATTAGATTAATACCATTCATCAGTACTTTGGGAAGTATCAGATTCCATCTTTAATTGGATTTCTGTCGAACAGGAAGCCGCCCACGAGTTTAGATTAGTAATATCCCACTTTCTGCGTACGAGCCCAAAAATAACaatgaattaataaatttaattcgTGTACTGAGTGACTATGACGATGATCTGTCTCTCACCTTTAAGTGACtaaattaaattcaataaaGACCAAAAAAGAACAAACTTGACATTTAATATGTAGATAAACTaagttatatacatatatatggatatacaATTAAGCTGAAGAATTGATTAACAATCTAATAACATAACCACCGCAAAAAATGAACTATTTCAAAGGTTCAATTTCATTAGATGAGACCATAAAGTGCCATCAATTTATCgtaagtaattaatttttagttAAACATTGGCTTAATATTGATTACGTGATCCTTTCATTTTGACATTCGGTTTGGTCATTAATATTTttgatctttttctttccttgtaaattattatatcaatACATAAATGAAATGGGTTAGTGttgaatttggaattttcCTGGATGAGGAAGCGGTAAACGCGTGCCGCGTAAGCGGAAGACAGGGTCAAAGGAGTCAAAGACTCAAAGGGGACAAAAAGATTCTCAAACTCTCATCCACGTGTCACCGCCGAGCTGTTTATTAGTGGCATCAAATTAATATCTGCAGCTCTTGACGGCCCCCACTATTACTCGCACCTCGCACGCGTGATGTTCACAGCCTAAGCGGCTGGAGAACCacttctctttttcctttttgattaattgcattttctttttaatcgATAATATGTGAATGATAACTAAGACTAATTACTACTATTATTACTACAATCATTGTTACTATCATTAAGCCTGTTATTGCTATTATTAGTGATATACTATTATTGTagttataaataataattattcttaaaagaaaaaaaataagtcaaACACTTCTTTAGAGACGGAAACTGAACAATTTATACAATAACGAAGATGAttgttatatattaatttgtcaGAAATACCATAAATCTTTGACAATAATATAGTTTGTTAAATCTATAATTGGCTCGGAAAGGAATACATGACACCACATGAAGATTTTAGaagtccacattcatctgcaaaatggaaaatcatgaaagaaagaaatgaatcCTCTATACTTTTGtctgtctatatatatatatatatatatatacactattatataaagaaaatatttgatgTCCCTTGATAGTTATTTTAGTTGAGATTTTACTAAACTGTCCTCAATACctctaattatatattgaaaacAAGGAAAGTAACATGTCAAATGTAGGAATGAAACTGTaatttctcataattttatgtttctcttattcttaTGCCACGTGTCCCACTTTCCCCTTTTCCTCTCATCCCCTcatgtttttcattttaatataagttttcatttaaaaaattttaataaaatgatttaattagtttatcAATCGTGCGTACTGCGCGGGTGCAGGCTCTAGAATTgaagaaaagaatttttaagaTCAAATAATACTAACAAGTAACGACAATATAAAAGGCATAATAGcagtaataataatagtaggTTTGTTTTCCGGAGAAATTGCTATGTATTTAGTTTCctttaattaaataagcaCTATACGTTCGGCATCGGAGACTATCGCTGCACGtggtaaaaaaaagaaaaaagagagaaagatgaTCACTATGTAGGGACACCTATAATAACCTATGCGACATGTAAAGTTCATTTAAGGCTGCAAAAAAAAGACTTAAAAATTATGTTATCTTGCCAAATGGCTatgaaagaggaaaaagaatataaaaaacaTGGTTGCGATCGCTGTATAAGTTATGAGAGATCTCCATGGAGCTCGAGTTTTATCTTCTCGCAAAATTGGATTGCTAAAATGACATCGTATTTTATAATCCTATAACTGCCTAGTTTGTTtttctggttttttttttggtaaagtAATAACATAATAATGAATAAGAATGCAACATTTGATCAATTAATCTTTGGGACAATTTTTTGTTCTTAAAAACATGATTGCAATCACTGTTTAAGTTATGTTGTTTTAgctattaatatatatttcccttttctatcaaaaaaatctttaatcatgcatttttttCCGTAATAAGGAAGACACATAAGGTTAGTACACggaaatgaaataaaactaaataaaggatATATAAATCTCACTGGTGAAGATCGAATTCAAGACATCTTGATTTTGGACGGCGCCTATCATTTTCTCTTTAATCAggcatttatatttattacagtctgttttttgatttttaaaattaaatattttcgtTCTGTCCGAGATCCGAATAGATAAATGCAAAAACGTAAGTTCTTACGAAAATTTGCGTCCAACGGCCAATGCCAAAGCGCGTGCCTCCACGGCAAAGACGGAGAAACCACCTGAGAAAGTTCTGCGCGTTGGCATGGTCAGCGCGTGCGTAATACCCCGTTAATCGCTTCCCGTCAGAAAACAGCTCTCCCCGCCAGCACGACACAGCCGTCAAATTCTCCGTTACCGTCATCTTTCCGCATGCGGGTCCCCGTCAACTCTGTACTGCTTGGTCTCGTCTTCTATATATCCGACCAGCTCCATCGTCCCCCCGAAGCTCTCTCGTCAAAGTTCTTCCCCTCGCCCATCAAAGTCCAATTGGCACCTAGCATCACAATTGGTCAAAGCTCCCTGCAAAGGCACCAAGCAAAATTGTCAAACTTCCGGTTCCTCGTGGAGTTTCCGAGGTAATCACGGCAGCTTATTCATATGCGTTCTTGATTCCATGTGCAAATGTTGAACATTCTTCGAGCTTCGTGGGGCTCCGTCATCGGTTTTCTCTTCATTCGGTTGATGGGTGTTTCATTATGAGCTTATCTCTGTCGACGGTGATGGAAGGCTGAGTTTTCTTGGTGAGATTTTCTGGGTATGTTGGTCAAGCTTTGAAATTTCGTGTTTCGTAAAGTTTTCACCTTTCTTGTGAAGTAAGCATAGATCGTTCTTCACATGAAGATAGTTCACGACCAGACATGCCATTTCCTCTTGTTCCGTGCCCTGCTGTCTGTCTGGTATGGTTGGTTGACCGAATACTTGTTTGTAAGTGCCATTGCTGGCTGCCTAATTGACTGGCGATTTCACTTACGAACGTGTTCAACTCCTTATCTTGCATAGTTATAGGGTGGGTGATTCCATTTTGAAAATTACCGCTGCTCGAGGTTGAATCTCATTTGCTCTCGAGATTCTTATGTTTGATTCGAGTGACTTCCACTCTGCTCTTTGATTTGCCCTTTTCTGGGGGGCAGCTGGGATTCTGTCCCAGTGCCTGTGATCATGTCCACCGCTGCACAGTTCTAGGATTTCGTTTCGCATAGAAGGTTATTAGTTGCCAGTAGTTGCCGATAAGTCAGTAGGGAATATTGTAGTAAGGAAGGAGAAAAGGCCAACATGAATCAACTGTTCAATTCAATATGGACGGCTGAGAATTATCCAACACGAGTCTTctacaaaatatttcagttCTGCCTTTTCACGGTGGGAgagtttgttttgtttttgtccAATTTCATAAAGTCAGAACTTTAACTTATTAGAAAATTCAACTTTATTTCCTGGGTATGTAGGCCCGAGAATTTTCTGGCATCAATTCTATTCTCACCAGCGTGTTTTCTCTTTCGTATACACTTTTCTTTGGGCAGTTCTAGTTATACTAAGTTGTATGGTATCTCAACTTCATGTAGGGTTGAAGTCGAACAAAGAATGTACACGAAACTTTTGGAGAATTAGTCGTTTTGACGTGCATTCCTCTTGGAACTTTGAAGTAACCAGACTGAGTTTGCATTTGCAATCACAGAAATGTCTTGCACAAGATACTTCATGCTGTCTTTTGCTTTGAGTTTCCATTTTCCTCCGTCACTTTTACTTTGTTAGAATGACTTGCagatttatttttacttttgtcCGAAGATAAATTGCAGGGTGATATCATCAAGAGGGAAGAAAACCATTGTTGAGAGGAAGAAGCTTTTAGTGTTGGTCAGTGAATTTAGAGCTTCGGTAAGATAGAGCTTATGCTAACTTCTTAGCATGGACTCCCACCCATTATACAGATACAGTGGCGCTGGTGCAGGGTTACCAAGTAGGTTTGAGACTTTGAGATTTGATGTCAACAACTCACTGAATTCGCCATTTTCGGCAAATTCCGATAGTGAGAATGCCACACCTTTGAGTGAGAGCAGGGAGCAGCCCAGCTCAACGGACAACTTTTCCGGGGTGAGCCCTTCTTACAACTCCTCCCTTGACACAAGTAGCTACTTTGAAAGATCAAGCCCTTCCGTGGAGGCCTGTGAAGTTTTTTCACAGAATGAAAACTACACTTTATGGGAGCTTGAGGAGGTTTTAATGGGTCCTCAGATGAGTGGacgagaagaaaaagaagatttGGCAACTCCACCAAATGTCTCTTTCAGGAAAGATGCTAGTATTCCCGAGCCAGAGGGCAAGGCAACTACTAGGAAGTGGGACTCGGAGCAGCCAGGGTCGCAATTTCTCGTAGCTGAAAACCCATCGCCACAGGATATTCCTTCTGGTGATCTAAAGCAACTTCTTGTTGCCTGTGCAAAGGCTATTTCTGATGAGAAAATCAAACAGTTTGATCAGTTGATCGAGAAGGCAAGGAACAAGGTATCCATCAGCGGAGAGCCCATACAGCGTCTTGGGGCATATCTGATCGAGGGGCTTGTTGCGAGGAAGGAGTCGTCAGGCACGAACATATACCGGGCCCTCCGATGCAGGGAGCCTGAGAGCAAAGACATGCTCTCCTACATGCAGATCTTGTATGAGATCTGCCCTTATCTGAAGTTCGGGTACATGGCTGCAAACGGGGCAATTGCTGAGACATGCAGGCATGAGGATTACATCCACATCATTGACTTCCAGATTGCCCAAGGAACCCAGTGGTTAACGCTCTTACAGGCCCTGGCAGCCCGGCCTGGTGGCCCCCCTCGGGTCCGAATCACAGGAATCGATGATCCGGTTTCGAGGTTTGCCCGTGGTGCGGGACTTGATGCCGTAGAGGGGCGTCTAGCAGCAATCTCCGAGAAGTTCTGCATCCCAGTGGAGTTCCATGGACTTCCGGAGTTTGCTCCGAAAGTCACCTTGGAGATGCTATGTGTGAGGCCCCGGGAGGCCCTGGTGGTGAACTTCCCGCTCGTGCTGCACCACACGCCTGATGAGAGCGTGGATGTGAACAACCCGAGGGACGGACTACTTCGATTGGTTAAGTCCCTATCTCCCAAGGTGGTCACTGTCGTGGAGCAGGAGTCCAACACAAACACAGCCCCCTTCATGAACAGGTTCGAAGAAACCTTGGACTACTACCTCGCGATGTTCGAGTCCATTGATGTGACCCTCCCCCGTGACTCAAAGGAGAGGATTAACGTGGAACAGCACTGCCTCGCCCGAGACATCGTCAATATTATTGCGAGCGAGGGGAGGGAGCGGGTTGAGAGGCATGAGCTCCTTGGAAAGTGGAGGTCGAGGTTCACGATGGCAGGTTTCAGGCCGTATCCACTGAGCTCTTTTGTGAATTCTGTCATCGCGAATCTGTTGCGGTGTTACTCCGAGCATTACTCACTGGTAGAGAAGGACGGCTCAATGCTTCTGGGATGGAAGAGAAGGAATCTGATCTCTGCCTCTGCCTGGTATTGACTATCAGAACATACATAAAACTTAAAAGGTGATGCAGTAGTAGAT
This genomic window contains:
- the LOC116213207 gene encoding scarecrow-like protein 21; translated protein: MDSHPLYRYSGAGAGLPSRFETLRFDVNNSLNSPFSANSDSENATPLSESREQPSSTDNFSGVSPSYNSSLDTSSYFERSSPSVEACEVFSQNENYTLWELEEVLMGPQMSGREEKEDLATPPNVSFRKDASIPEPEGKATTRKWDSEQPGSQFLVAENPSPQDIPSGDLKQLLVACAKAISDEKIKQFDQLIEKARNKVSISGEPIQRLGAYLIEGLVARKESSGTNIYRALRCREPESKDMLSYMQILYEICPYLKFGYMAANGAIAETCRHEDYIHIIDFQIAQGTQWLTLLQALAARPGGPPRVRITGIDDPVSRFARGAGLDAVEGRLAAISEKFCIPVEFHGLPEFAPKVTLEMLCVRPREALVVNFPLVLHHTPDESVDVNNPRDGLLRLVKSLSPKVVTVVEQESNTNTAPFMNRFEETLDYYLAMFESIDVTLPRDSKERINVEQHCLARDIVNIIASEGRERVERHELLGKWRSRFTMAGFRPYPLSSFVNSVIANLLRCYSEHYSLVEKDGSMLLGWKRRNLISASAWY